In a single window of the Vibrio celticus genome:
- a CDS encoding fructose-specific PTS transporter subunit EIIC, whose amino-acid sequence MSTLTTQATNTSSNSNNKNSSSYFKKILSTMKGHLLFGTSHMLPFIVAGGVLLALAVMASGKGAVPADGLLADISNIGIKGLVLFPIILGGFIGYSIADKPALAPAMISSGIMADMGGGFLGCIVAGFIAGGVVFQLKKIPLSTNMTALGAYFIYPLLGTLISAGIVLWGIGEPIKLFMSSMNEFLASMAGASKMVLGTILGGMTAFDMGGPINKVATLFAQTQVDTQPWLMGGVGIAICTPPLGMALATFLFKNKFSKQEQEAGKAAAIMGSIGISEGAIPFAANDPMRVLPSIVAGGIVGCVFGFMTDVLLHAPWGGLITAPVSSNIPMYVVGIALGSLTTAVIVGFWKPVAVETEEDMVEAPVQAQAAPVAGEGEYDIVAVTCCPSGVAHTFMAAKALEKAGLAAGLKIKVETQGQNGIQNRISDLDVANAKLVILAHDIQVKDAHRFANANVIECSTKEAMKKAATMVAI is encoded by the coding sequence ATGAGCACCCTAACAACTCAAGCTACGAATACCAGTAGTAATTCTAATAACAAAAACAGTAGTAGCTACTTTAAAAAAATCCTTAGCACCATGAAAGGCCATCTGCTTTTCGGAACCTCACACATGCTACCTTTCATCGTAGCCGGTGGTGTTCTGTTGGCGTTAGCAGTTATGGCATCAGGCAAAGGCGCTGTACCTGCAGACGGCCTGCTAGCAGACATCTCTAATATCGGTATCAAAGGCCTTGTTCTTTTCCCAATCATTCTTGGCGGCTTTATTGGTTACTCAATTGCAGATAAACCAGCACTGGCACCTGCGATGATCTCTTCTGGCATCATGGCTGACATGGGCGGCGGCTTCCTTGGTTGTATCGTGGCTGGCTTTATCGCCGGTGGCGTGGTGTTCCAACTTAAGAAGATCCCGCTTTCTACCAACATGACTGCGCTAGGTGCTTACTTCATCTACCCGCTTCTAGGCACGTTAATCTCTGCCGGCATCGTACTGTGGGGCATTGGTGAGCCAATCAAACTGTTCATGTCTTCAATGAACGAGTTCCTAGCTTCAATGGCTGGCGCGTCTAAGATGGTTCTGGGCACAATCCTTGGTGGTATGACGGCGTTTGATATGGGCGGCCCTATCAACAAAGTAGCGACCCTATTTGCTCAAACTCAAGTAGACACACAACCATGGCTAATGGGCGGCGTAGGCATCGCGATTTGTACACCACCTCTAGGCATGGCATTGGCGACTTTCCTATTCAAAAACAAGTTCTCTAAACAGGAGCAAGAAGCAGGTAAAGCAGCAGCAATCATGGGTTCTATCGGTATCTCTGAAGGTGCTATCCCATTCGCAGCGAATGACCCAATGCGCGTACTCCCGTCAATCGTTGCCGGTGGCATCGTGGGCTGTGTGTTCGGCTTCATGACAGACGTTCTACTGCACGCACCATGGGGCGGCCTAATCACTGCGCCAGTATCAAGCAACATTCCAATGTACGTCGTCGGTATTGCGCTAGGTTCACTGACAACAGCGGTTATCGTTGGTTTCTGGAAACCTGTAGCGGTTGAAACCGAAGAAGACATGGTTGAAGCGCCAGTACAAGCTCAAGCAGCACCTGTAGCAGGCGAAGGCGAGTACGACATCGTAGCCGTAACATGTTGCCCTTCTGGTGTTGCACACACCTTCATGGCAGCGAAAGCACTGGAAAAAGCAGGCTTAGCAGCAGGCCTTAAGATTAAGGTAGAAACTCAAGGTCAAAACGGTATTCAGAACCGCATCAGCGACCTAGATGTAGCGAACGCGAAGCTAGTTATCTTGGCTCACGATATTCAAGTGAAAGACGCTCACCGCTTTGCTAACGCGAACGTGATTGAGTGTTCAACCAAGGAAGCAATGAAGAAAGCCGCGACTATGGTGGCTATCTAA
- a CDS encoding DMT family transporter — MKVFLAMLAPILWGTTYAVVSSEFVGWSPFALSVWRALPAGLLLLLVKPTLPKLSELPALLLIGFLNIALFFGLLFAAAMQIPSTLVGVGMVALPVIGLAIMGIFHQVKPSIIQLVSAMILISCSAYLFLTSTVPISFSAVLLLVGAMTALIGGSVVAKHVMKKIHWWKLLTWKLIFGGLILIPMAYWEMSFSGKSFVAAIPVNGEQWAAMVWLTVGLTSVAYGAYIYTIPMISTNELSFFGTLNPILAMILGATLMGESFSAIQVSIMGIMVISNLIAQLIEYRKNLPTEQVIIDY; from the coding sequence ATGAAAGTATTTTTGGCAATGTTAGCGCCCATTCTTTGGGGGACAACTTACGCAGTAGTCTCTTCGGAGTTTGTTGGTTGGTCACCTTTTGCTTTATCAGTTTGGAGAGCACTACCTGCGGGATTACTTCTTCTATTGGTTAAGCCCACGCTCCCTAAGCTTTCAGAATTACCAGCTTTGCTATTAATTGGATTCCTGAATATCGCCTTGTTTTTTGGCTTGCTATTCGCCGCAGCCATGCAGATCCCTAGCACATTAGTCGGTGTTGGTATGGTGGCCTTGCCGGTTATTGGTTTAGCTATTATGGGAATATTCCATCAAGTTAAGCCTTCGATAATCCAGTTGGTATCAGCGATGATTCTGATTAGTTGTTCTGCTTATCTGTTTCTTACTAGTACGGTTCCAATAAGCTTTAGCGCAGTACTTTTACTCGTTGGCGCAATGACGGCTCTAATTGGGGGAAGTGTTGTTGCAAAACATGTGATGAAGAAAATACATTGGTGGAAGCTACTCACTTGGAAGTTGATATTTGGAGGGCTTATATTGATTCCGATGGCGTATTGGGAGATGTCATTCAGTGGAAAGTCCTTTGTTGCCGCAATTCCTGTTAATGGTGAACAGTGGGCTGCGATGGTTTGGCTAACCGTAGGGTTAACTTCTGTGGCTTATGGTGCTTATATCTACACGATACCAATGATTTCAACTAACGAATTAAGTTTCTTTGGCACTTTGAATCCTATTCTCGCGATGATTCTTGGCGCTACGTTGATGGGCGAATCATTCAGCGCAATTCAAGTATCTATTATGGGCATAATGGTTATAAGCAATCTAATAGCCCAACTTATAGAGTACAGAAAAAACTTGCCTACTGAGCAGGTGATTATCGATTATTAA
- a CDS encoding PTS fructose transporter subunit IIABC yields the protein MITTLINQDLIKLSLSANSKEDVFKELIDVLYAQGRISDKAQFLTDIKAREEQGNTGFEEGIALPHAKSAAVIKPAVVIGVHQQGIEYGADDGQPSKLFFMIASPDGGDNHHIEVLAELSSKLIEEGFIESFMNAQSEQEALELLLSIPEPSETENNVEKQGFIIGVTGCPAGVAHTYLAAEALEKGAAALGYDIKVETNGSIGVKNSPTQQEIERADAIVVTCDKQVDMARFAGKRVISTNVKAPIKDAQGLIQQALNAPSYQAEQAPTNQSVAEKASQARSDLYRYLMNGVSHMIPFVVTGGLLIALALAIGGEPSESGMAIPAGSMWNQILEVGVVAFTLMIPILAGYIAYAIADRPALTPGLIGGWIANNGSFYGADAGTGFIGAIIAGLLVGYFVKWITSFNYHKFVQPLVPIMIAPITGSLFIAGLFIFVIGAPIAGLMDALTALLTSMSTGNVVLLGIVLGGMAGFDMGGPFNKVAFLFSVGMIASGQTQFMGAMACAIPVAPLGMAIATRLGRKFDLFESSEIEAGKAAGAMGLVGISEGAIPFAAQDPMSVIPANVLGSMTAAVMAFSFGITNSVAHGGPVVALLGAMNYPMLALLCMASGAGVTAVTCIALKNLRKAKLTTAAA from the coding sequence ATGATCACGACATTGATCAATCAAGATTTGATTAAGCTTTCGCTTAGCGCTAATTCAAAAGAAGACGTATTTAAAGAGCTGATAGACGTGCTTTACGCACAAGGCAGAATCTCAGACAAAGCACAGTTTCTTACCGACATTAAGGCTCGTGAAGAACAAGGTAATACCGGATTTGAAGAAGGTATTGCTCTGCCACACGCGAAAAGCGCTGCGGTCATCAAACCCGCGGTTGTTATCGGTGTCCATCAACAAGGTATCGAGTACGGCGCCGATGACGGTCAGCCATCAAAACTATTTTTCATGATTGCCTCTCCTGATGGCGGCGATAATCACCACATCGAAGTACTGGCAGAGCTTTCTTCAAAACTGATCGAAGAAGGCTTTATTGAAAGCTTCATGAATGCTCAATCTGAACAAGAAGCATTAGAACTACTGCTTAGCATACCTGAGCCTTCAGAAACGGAAAACAACGTTGAGAAACAAGGCTTCATCATTGGTGTGACAGGCTGCCCAGCTGGCGTTGCACACACTTATTTGGCAGCTGAAGCGCTAGAGAAAGGCGCAGCGGCTCTTGGCTATGACATCAAGGTCGAAACCAACGGTTCTATTGGCGTTAAAAACAGCCCAACTCAACAAGAGATCGAACGCGCAGATGCGATTGTTGTGACTTGTGACAAACAGGTAGACATGGCTCGCTTTGCCGGAAAACGCGTTATCAGCACCAACGTAAAAGCACCAATCAAAGACGCGCAAGGCTTGATTCAGCAAGCGCTCAATGCACCTAGCTACCAAGCTGAACAAGCACCGACCAACCAATCTGTTGCAGAGAAAGCATCACAAGCGCGTTCTGACCTTTATCGTTACTTGATGAATGGCGTGTCACACATGATCCCATTCGTGGTGACTGGCGGCCTATTGATTGCCCTAGCCTTAGCGATTGGCGGTGAGCCAAGTGAATCAGGCATGGCGATTCCTGCTGGCAGCATGTGGAACCAAATTCTAGAAGTCGGTGTGGTTGCCTTCACTCTGATGATCCCAATCTTGGCTGGCTACATTGCTTACGCGATTGCTGACCGCCCTGCCCTAACCCCTGGCCTTATCGGTGGTTGGATTGCTAACAACGGTTCTTTCTATGGCGCTGACGCAGGTACAGGCTTCATTGGCGCAATTATCGCAGGTCTATTAGTGGGTTACTTCGTTAAATGGATTACTTCGTTTAACTACCACAAATTCGTTCAACCACTTGTGCCTATCATGATCGCTCCGATCACTGGCTCTTTGTTCATCGCGGGTCTGTTCATCTTTGTTATCGGTGCACCTATCGCTGGGCTGATGGATGCGCTTACTGCACTACTAACGAGCATGAGTACAGGCAACGTGGTTCTGCTTGGCATAGTCCTTGGTGGCATGGCCGGTTTCGATATGGGCGGTCCGTTCAACAAGGTGGCGTTCCTATTCTCGGTCGGCATGATTGCCAGCGGTCAAACTCAATTCATGGGTGCAATGGCGTGTGCAATTCCTGTCGCTCCATTAGGTATGGCTATCGCGACCAGACTTGGCCGTAAGTTCGACCTGTTCGAATCATCTGAAATTGAAGCAGGCAAAGCAGCAGGCGCGATGGGCTTAGTGGGTATCTCTGAAGGTGCGATTCCTTTCGCAGCTCAGGACCCAATGTCGGTTATCCCAGCCAACGTACTCGGCTCAATGACTGCAGCGGTTATGGCGTTCTCATTCGGCATCACCAACAGCGTTGCTCACGGTGGTCCAGTTGTGGCTCTACTAGGCGCAATGAATTACCCAATGCTGGCACTGCTGTGCATGGCATCTGGTGCGGGCGTGACTGCGGTTACTTGTATCGCGCTTAAAAATCTACGCAAAGCCAAGCTAACAACAGCAGCGGCTTAA
- a CDS encoding helix-turn-helix domain-containing protein: protein MIFHDLISSVLNEREPFHNIWFSGDFHTPSACSYQVNFPRLELVLEGEYINEMESHDRKITNVIAKAGDAIFIPPNCWNKPNWDTDCSVLSMLFGRRQLGLSLVSKRKGEESFYDIQKHSIQTRSGFAIDNILEALSSLARESNKQPMDELLLQALLQYSKTMLEAPVEKTHSRVQDVYQGICIYIQENFHRQITRDSIASRFSISSNHLSRMFRQQGHMTLAEYITRVRVDRAKFMLKKYNFKLNEVALRCGFKDVNYFCRVFKNRTGRTPTEYRGSI, encoded by the coding sequence ATGATATTTCATGACTTAATCTCGTCGGTGTTAAATGAGCGAGAACCGTTTCATAACATCTGGTTTTCTGGAGATTTTCATACACCTTCAGCGTGCAGTTATCAGGTGAACTTTCCGCGCTTAGAGCTGGTGCTAGAAGGAGAGTATATTAATGAAATGGAGAGTCATGATCGCAAGATCACTAACGTTATTGCCAAAGCCGGAGACGCTATTTTCATCCCACCCAACTGCTGGAATAAACCTAACTGGGATACTGACTGCTCAGTGTTGAGTATGTTGTTTGGTCGTCGTCAGCTGGGTTTAAGTTTGGTGAGTAAGCGCAAAGGCGAGGAGAGCTTTTACGATATTCAAAAGCACAGTATTCAGACTCGCTCTGGGTTTGCGATTGATAACATCTTGGAGGCGCTCAGCTCGCTAGCGAGAGAGAGTAACAAGCAGCCTATGGACGAGTTATTGCTGCAAGCTCTGCTGCAATACAGTAAAACCATGCTGGAAGCGCCCGTAGAAAAAACTCACAGCCGAGTGCAGGATGTGTATCAAGGGATCTGTATCTACATTCAAGAGAACTTCCATCGCCAAATCACCCGAGACAGCATTGCCTCACGCTTTAGCATTTCATCCAATCATTTGTCGCGAATGTTCCGTCAACAAGGCCACATGACGCTGGCAGAATACATCACCCGTGTTCGAGTCGACCGCGCTAAGTTCATGCTCAAAAAGTACAACTTCAAGCTCAATGAAGTGGCACTACGTTGCGGCTTTAAGGATGTGAACTACTTCTGTCGCGTGTTTAAGAATCGCACAGGAAGAACGCCGACCGAATATCGTGGTTCAATCTAG
- a CDS encoding ABC transporter substrate-binding protein — MDFKKHSTALLISSLLTPFISVTAVAETLPAGVSLAKDQHLVRANDAEAATLDPAKAEGLPEMHILRDLFEGLVIQDRDGNITPGVAESWETEDNQTFVFHLRKDAKWSNGDPVTADDFVYALRRAVDPKLASPNVWYLKLTKINNIADVAEGKKPVEELGISAVDKHTVKFELDSKVPYFVAMTGHTSMMPVHKATLENSDKPWSDPKQFVGNGAFVLDEWVVNERIELKKNPNYWDSSDTNLTQVTYIPFENQNASINRYAVGEVDITSDVPTHMAQQLKIKYQDAFTAVPLLCTYYYAFNTTRPPFDDARVRKAVSYSMMRDVITNGVTQVGNLPAYTFAHEYTAGFDATQPEYSTWTQKERDQKAKELLKEAGYDEANPLDFKLLYNTSESNKSIAVAIASMLKGNLGAQVELENQEWKSYLVSRRQGDFDVMRASWCGDYNEASTFLSLLRSESSGNFARYNNDKYDSAMDSALAATNEQDRQGFYDQAEQLLAEDMPIAPIYYYMQARLVRPSVGGFAKNNVEGRIYSKDLYIKE; from the coding sequence ATGGATTTTAAAAAACATTCAACGGCTTTACTCATTTCATCTTTATTGACCCCTTTTATATCAGTGACTGCCGTTGCTGAAACCTTACCTGCTGGTGTTTCGCTGGCAAAAGACCAACACTTAGTTCGTGCTAATGATGCAGAAGCGGCGACGCTTGACCCTGCGAAAGCAGAAGGCCTGCCAGAAATGCACATCCTACGTGACCTATTTGAGGGTTTAGTGATCCAAGATCGCGATGGCAATATTACTCCAGGTGTCGCGGAATCTTGGGAAACCGAAGACAACCAGACGTTTGTATTCCACCTGCGTAAAGACGCGAAATGGTCGAATGGCGATCCGGTGACGGCCGATGATTTCGTGTATGCGTTAAGACGTGCGGTTGACCCTAAACTGGCTTCGCCAAACGTGTGGTATCTCAAGCTCACCAAGATCAACAACATTGCTGACGTAGCAGAAGGTAAGAAGCCCGTTGAAGAGCTTGGTATTTCCGCTGTCGACAAACACACGGTGAAGTTCGAGCTTGATAGCAAGGTGCCGTACTTTGTTGCGATGACGGGCCACACATCCATGATGCCCGTTCATAAGGCTACGCTAGAAAATAGCGATAAGCCGTGGAGTGACCCTAAGCAGTTTGTCGGTAATGGCGCGTTTGTGTTGGACGAGTGGGTGGTTAACGAACGCATTGAACTGAAGAAGAATCCTAACTACTGGGACAGTTCAGATACCAATCTAACCCAAGTGACTTACATTCCGTTCGAAAACCAAAACGCTTCGATTAACCGTTATGCAGTGGGTGAGGTCGATATCACGTCTGATGTGCCGACACACATGGCGCAGCAGCTCAAAATCAAATACCAAGATGCGTTTACCGCAGTTCCTCTGCTGTGTACTTACTACTACGCGTTCAATACCACGCGACCTCCATTCGATGACGCGCGAGTGCGTAAAGCGGTGTCTTATTCGATGATGCGTGACGTCATCACCAATGGTGTCACTCAGGTGGGTAACCTACCGGCTTATACCTTTGCTCATGAGTACACGGCTGGCTTTGATGCGACTCAGCCTGAATACAGCACATGGACTCAAAAGGAACGTGACCAAAAGGCAAAAGAGCTGTTGAAAGAAGCGGGTTACGATGAGGCTAATCCATTGGATTTCAAACTGCTCTATAACACCAGTGAGTCGAACAAGTCGATTGCAGTGGCTATCGCTTCCATGCTCAAAGGTAACTTAGGCGCGCAAGTTGAGCTGGAAAACCAAGAGTGGAAGTCTTACTTGGTGTCACGTCGCCAAGGTGATTTTGATGTGATGCGCGCTTCTTGGTGTGGTGATTACAATGAAGCGTCGACCTTCTTGAGCCTACTGCGCTCTGAGTCTTCGGGTAACTTTGCCCGTTACAACAACGATAAATACGACTCTGCAATGGACAGCGCACTGGCCGCAACCAACGAGCAAGATCGCCAAGGTTTCTATGACCAAGCGGAGCAGTTACTGGCGGAAGATATGCCTATCGCACCCATCTATTACTACATGCAGGCTCGCCTAGTGCGACCAAGTGTTGGTGGCTTTGCGAAAAACAACGTGGAAGGGCGTATCTATTCTAAGGACCTCTACATCAAAGAATAG
- the manA gene encoding mannose-6-phosphate isomerase, class I — MSDFSLANDSFVQRFFYPMTNVIQNYAWGSPSSFSQLFGIDNQSGEPQAEIWMGAHPNGCSMVTDNGQQTTLSNLISKNLNLFLSEKVASRFGELPYLFKVLAAEKALSVQVHPNKQQAESGYALEEQQGIPMTAGNRNYKDPNHKPELVYALTDYTAMNGFRSINEILEHFHYLDIPELHSMVNDLAGDQTPNGLASFFASLLSLQGEQKGMALTMLLMKAKLSDTPVFQLISELEAQYPGDVGLFAPLLLNVITLKPGQAMYLDAETPHAYIKGTGLEIMANSDNVLRAGLTPKYMDVNELVSCTRFNQKPADRLLLSPIEQGDVMEYQIPVEDFKFSIVQNSHQRQITTEGAEILLPLDESMVLTHQCGETCVIEKGQSVFIPAYAESYKLDCVGRVARAYS; from the coding sequence ATGTCTGATTTTTCTTTAGCGAACGACTCGTTCGTACAACGCTTTTTCTACCCTATGACCAACGTGATTCAAAACTACGCATGGGGTAGCCCTTCTTCGTTCAGCCAACTTTTTGGTATTGATAACCAATCTGGTGAGCCACAAGCGGAGATCTGGATGGGCGCTCACCCTAATGGTTGTTCGATGGTGACCGATAATGGTCAGCAAACCACATTGTCGAACCTGATTTCGAAGAACCTAAACCTGTTTTTAAGCGAGAAAGTCGCAAGTCGTTTTGGTGAACTGCCATATCTGTTCAAGGTGTTAGCAGCAGAGAAAGCGCTGTCTGTTCAAGTTCACCCGAACAAGCAGCAAGCGGAATCTGGCTATGCTCTTGAAGAACAGCAAGGCATTCCGATGACGGCCGGCAACCGCAACTACAAGGATCCCAATCACAAGCCAGAGCTAGTGTATGCATTAACCGACTACACCGCGATGAACGGTTTTAGGTCTATCAACGAGATCCTTGAACACTTCCACTATCTCGATATTCCAGAGCTGCATTCGATGGTCAATGACCTAGCGGGCGACCAAACGCCCAATGGATTAGCGAGCTTCTTCGCGAGCTTATTGTCTTTACAAGGCGAACAAAAAGGCATGGCGCTGACTATGTTACTGATGAAGGCCAAGCTTTCAGATACACCTGTGTTTCAGTTGATTTCAGAACTGGAAGCTCAATACCCAGGTGATGTCGGCTTGTTCGCTCCGCTGCTATTGAACGTGATCACCTTAAAGCCGGGGCAAGCCATGTATCTAGATGCCGAGACTCCCCACGCTTACATCAAGGGTACAGGCTTAGAAATCATGGCGAACTCAGACAATGTGCTGCGTGCCGGGTTAACGCCTAAGTACATGGACGTGAACGAACTGGTTTCTTGTACTCGATTCAATCAAAAGCCTGCGGATAGGCTACTGCTCAGCCCGATAGAGCAAGGTGATGTGATGGAATATCAAATTCCAGTCGAAGATTTTAAGTTCTCTATCGTGCAGAACTCACATCAACGACAGATCACTACCGAAGGTGCCGAGATCCTATTGCCGCTCGACGAATCTATGGTGCTCACTCACCAATGCGGCGAAACCTGCGTAATTGAGAAAGGCCAATCTGTATTCATTCCCGCTTACGCTGAAAGTTACAAACTGGATTGCGTTGGACGCGTAGCGCGCGCTTACAGCTAG
- a CDS encoding putative bifunctional diguanylate cyclase/phosphodiesterase, giving the protein MNKTKRYPASIVFSYLILSSLWVLFSDLAVESLSNDLREHALAQTVKGLVFIILTSALLWVMVRKNNRDLESANDLDSVTGLHSPSVFYRYLNKRLKNSQASDHYVLFLLDIDNFKSVADQIGFENTNSFLKDIARSIELPIEHQPLSSRVHSDGFACLVKLDDKEDIESYIALVHRRFNQCAYRYDIHATCCIGAALFPSDGNNAKQLMASATHALTEAKKSKDTIEFHDPKLTELERQRQEMVQELRKAIDDKAIDIVFQPKFNIESKFVAGVEVLSRWTHEYYGVVSPDIFVALAEENHFCRDLTALVLEKTASQLRANGLLGNALNSVSVNISAVELNSVDDMNHLDEYLRKDPEFARLLCLEITETAILKDIDQCAIAVQKLKKQGVSFSIDDFGVGYTSFGIFSKLDVDEIKVDRSYISGLEDDYRSRAITSGIIDIARGFGINVVAEGVENAQQLSILKTLNCEQAQGYYLGYPMPYKQLKESLTSEIEPCSTT; this is encoded by the coding sequence ATGAACAAGACAAAAAGATATCCGGCCAGCATAGTATTCAGCTACCTAATACTGTCATCTTTATGGGTTTTATTTTCTGATCTCGCGGTTGAATCATTATCAAATGACTTGCGTGAACACGCCTTAGCACAGACAGTCAAGGGTCTGGTATTTATCATTCTAACGTCTGCTTTGTTATGGGTAATGGTTCGGAAAAATAATCGCGATTTAGAGAGCGCCAACGATCTTGATAGTGTCACCGGGCTTCATAGCCCATCAGTTTTTTACCGATATTTAAATAAAAGACTGAAAAATTCTCAAGCCAGTGACCATTATGTCCTCTTCTTATTAGACATTGATAACTTCAAATCTGTCGCTGACCAGATCGGATTCGAAAATACAAATTCATTTTTAAAAGACATTGCACGATCCATTGAACTTCCTATTGAGCATCAACCACTTTCGTCACGGGTACATTCCGATGGTTTCGCATGTTTAGTCAAACTCGATGATAAGGAAGATATTGAATCCTACATTGCTCTCGTACATCGTAGATTTAACCAGTGTGCTTATCGTTATGATATTCACGCCACTTGTTGTATTGGCGCTGCTCTATTCCCCTCGGATGGGAATAATGCCAAGCAACTCATGGCATCAGCAACCCACGCCTTAACTGAAGCAAAGAAAAGCAAGGACACGATTGAATTTCATGACCCAAAACTCACTGAGCTTGAACGTCAACGACAAGAAATGGTGCAAGAATTACGTAAAGCGATTGATGACAAAGCGATTGATATTGTGTTTCAGCCTAAATTCAACATTGAAAGTAAATTTGTTGCTGGCGTGGAGGTGTTGTCTCGTTGGACGCATGAGTACTATGGTGTCGTTTCACCGGATATCTTTGTCGCGCTAGCAGAAGAGAATCATTTTTGTCGTGATTTGACTGCGTTAGTTCTAGAGAAGACTGCGTCACAACTTAGGGCTAATGGCTTGTTAGGGAATGCGCTTAATAGTGTCTCGGTCAATATTTCAGCGGTAGAGCTAAATAGCGTTGATGACATGAACCATCTGGATGAATATCTACGAAAGGATCCCGAGTTTGCTCGCTTACTTTGTCTTGAAATCACTGAAACCGCTATTTTGAAAGATATAGATCAGTGTGCAATCGCTGTTCAGAAGTTAAAAAAACAAGGGGTATCCTTTTCGATAGATGATTTCGGTGTTGGCTACACGTCTTTTGGTATATTTAGCAAATTGGATGTAGATGAAATCAAAGTCGATCGCAGTTACATCAGTGGGTTAGAAGATGATTATCGTTCGAGAGCTATAACGTCTGGTATCATTGATATAGCGCGAGGGTTTGGCATTAATGTAGTGGCTGAAGGGGTTGAAAATGCTCAGCAACTGTCAATTTTGAAAACGTTAAATTGCGAACAAGCTCAAGGTTATTATCTGGGCTACCCGATGCCATATAAACAGTTGAAAGAAAGTCTCACCTCTGAAATAGAACCATGTTCAACAACATAA
- the mpaA gene encoding murein tripeptide amidase MpaA — MSLIPRTERAAFSIKPLSYGKSVLGAPLLYFPAQIESESRGLILAGTHGDETASIAGLSCALRSLPAANLRHDVILSMNPDGNQLGTRANANQVDLNRAFPTKNWTENGTVYRWSSHTPVRDVKVKTGQADQLEAEVQSLINLIEQRKPKFVISFHEPLAMVDDPAQSELTTWLGKQFNLPLVEDVDYETPGSFGTWCQERNLPCITVELPPVSADLTIEKYLDAFVAVLGFKNV; from the coding sequence GTGAGTTTAATTCCAAGAACGGAAAGAGCTGCGTTTTCAATAAAGCCGCTGTCATATGGAAAGTCGGTGTTGGGTGCGCCTTTGCTCTATTTCCCCGCGCAAATAGAAAGCGAGTCTCGCGGGCTGATCTTAGCAGGCACACACGGTGATGAAACCGCTTCTATCGCGGGTTTGTCTTGCGCGCTAAGAAGCTTGCCAGCAGCCAACTTACGACACGATGTGATCCTGTCGATGAACCCAGACGGCAATCAACTCGGCACTCGCGCTAACGCCAACCAAGTAGACCTAAACCGTGCATTCCCGACTAAAAACTGGACAGAAAACGGCACCGTCTATCGCTGGAGTTCTCACACACCAGTCAGAGATGTAAAAGTGAAAACGGGACAAGCCGATCAGCTTGAAGCTGAAGTGCAATCGCTCATTAACCTCATTGAACAGCGTAAGCCCAAATTCGTCATCTCTTTCCACGAACCACTCGCCATGGTCGACGACCCAGCTCAATCCGAACTCACCACTTGGCTAGGTAAGCAGTTCAACCTACCACTCGTCGAAGACGTGGATTACGAAACCCCAGGCTCATTCGGCACATGGTGCCAAGAAAGAAACCTACCATGCATTACCGTAGAACTACCGCCCGTTTCTGCGGATTTGACTATCGAGAAATATTTGGATGCATTTGTGGCTGTGTTGGGGTTTAAGAATGTCTAA
- a CDS encoding PTS sugar transporter subunit IIA — MITQLTNVNLINNNLQANNKKELFEELVGMLFENNRISNKEAFLADIEIRESQSITSMDGIAYPHSKSKAVTEPAIAVGVKREGIEYGDEDGINPTVFFMIASPDNGADHHIYVLQELFGKFSDEFIQDIHNAKDEQQILNILINS, encoded by the coding sequence ATGATCACACAGCTAACTAACGTCAACTTAATTAATAACAACCTTCAAGCGAATAATAAAAAAGAATTGTTTGAAGAATTGGTAGGCATGTTATTTGAGAACAACCGAATCAGTAATAAAGAAGCCTTCTTGGCAGACATCGAAATTCGTGAATCTCAAAGCATCACCTCGATGGACGGCATCGCTTACCCACACTCAAAAAGCAAGGCGGTAACTGAGCCAGCAATCGCTGTCGGTGTTAAGCGTGAAGGCATTGAGTATGGCGATGAAGACGGCATCAACCCAACCGTGTTTTTTATGATTGCCTCACCAGATAACGGTGCAGACCATCATATTTATGTACTACAAGAACTATTTGGAAAATTCAGCGATGAATTTATTCAAGATATCCATAACGCAAAAGACGAACAACAAATCCTTAATATTTTAATTAATTCATAA